A region of the Deferribacterota bacterium genome:
ATTATGCAATTGTAAAGTCATCAATAGGTATAGGAAGTCTTTTGTTAGATGGTATTGGGGATACAATAAGGGTATCCCTTACAGGGAATCCAGTTAAAGAGGTTTACGTTGGCAAAGCTATACTTAGAAGTTTATCACTTAGAGAAGAAGGAGTTGAGATTATAAGCTGTCCAACCTGCGGAAGGTGTACTATAGATATTGAGAATTTGGCAAAGAAGATTGAACAATTACTTTCAAATTGTAAGATTCCAGTAAAAATTGCTGTAATGGGTTGTATTGTTAATGGGCCAGGAGAGGCAAGACAAGCTGACTATGGTATTGCTGCTGAAAATGGCGAAGCTGTAATATTTAAAAAAGGGAGAGTTTTAATGAAAGTAAAAGAAGAGGATATTTTGCAGAATTTTTTAAACCTCTTAACAAACGAAGGGTTGATTAGTAGATAAAATGAGCTTTTTTGAGAAGAAAAAGTTAAAACAATTTCTAACTGAGAGTAATCTTCTTAAAGTTAATGTAATAAGTAGTGTTATAATTATTACCTTTCTGGTGATTTCATTAGGTAGTTTTTTTATATATAGTCAATATAGTAATTATAAAAAGTCTTTAAAATACAATAGAGACAATATTATTAAAGATAGAAAAGATGATATAAGAAATAGGGTTGAACAACTTGTTTCAGTAATTGACACCTATTATCAGAACAATCAAAGATTTCTTCATAGAGTTTTAAAAGAACATGTATTTATGGCTGAGGATGTCGCAACAGATCTATATGAATGGTATAAGAATCAATTAAATAATGAAGAATTAAAAGGATTAATTGTTAATACTTTAGGGGAGATTAGGTTTGCTGTTGGTAATTCATATATCTACATTAATGACTTAGATGGAGTCTCTATATTACAGCCTGCATTCCCAGAGTTTGAGGGTGTTAATTTATTATCATTAAATAAAGATCATTTTTTTAAGAGTATTGTAGAAAAGGATATTAAATTTTTAAAATCTAATGAACAAGGTTTTGTTATCTATAAGAAATATGTAGGATTTGTAAAAAAGATTCCAATCTTTAACTGGTATATTGGTAGTTTTGTAGATATGGATATAATTGAAGGTACTTTAAAAAAAGATATTTTAGAGATGTTAAGACAAAGAGTGGCTGATGATAGATATATGCTTACCCTTTTTGAGGTCAATAATTTAGAGGGTGGCAAGAATTTTGCAAAAATATTGATACGTCAATCAAACCCAAAAGAAGAGGGCAAATTTATTTCAGATAACGCTACTGATATTAGGGGTATTGAGTACAGAAAAAAATATTTAAAAAGTATAAGAGAAAAAGGTAGCTCCTTTATAAGTTTTGAATTACCAGATAAAAATGTTAAGAGAAAAGATATACTTGCATACCTATATTATTATCCAAGGTTTAACTGGTTAATTTCGATTAATGTCTCTATGGATGATATTGAAAAAATGTATAAAAGCGTAATAACTAATGTTAAGAAGGATCTATTTGTTCAGTTATTAATCACTATTTTGCTTTTTGTCCTTTTTGCTAGTGTAGCTTTTGTTATATCATTATTCTTTTCGAAGCTTATTTGGCGTATTTTTCAAAATTATAGGAATCAGATTGAAGATAAGACAAAATCTCTTATATCAGCCCAAAATGAATTAAGGAGAAGATTATATTATAATTTAGATACTAATCTGCCAAGCTTTGAGAAATTTAGGGAGGATCTTAATTATATCAATATGAATAATAGATGTTTTGCAGCGGGTATTATATATCTAGAGAACTATAATCTACTAAAAAATTATTATGGACTAGAGATAGGTAAGGATATATTCAAGATGCTTGCAGATGAAGTTGTGGCTTTCTTTGGGAAGAGTGAGTTCAATATATATCATTACAGTGAAGATACATTAGCACTTTTGGCAACTTACGAGAGCAATATTGATAAGAAATATCTTCAAGAAGTAGCCGAAAGATTTGTTAATTATGTAAATAATAAAAGGTATATTCTGCCAGAACATAAATTTGCTATAGATTTTGTTGTATATACAGTTTTTGTGTATAATACCCCAATTGCCATGGAGGCTTTAGGTTTTGGAATAGAAGAGGCAAAAAGAAATAAAATTTATTCAATGGTTTATGATAACTATGAATCTACAAAAAATTATTTTCAAAATACAATTATATGGTCTAGAAAGGTAAAAGAGGCTCTAGATGAATATAGGATTATCCCATTCTATCAACCAATCTATGATAGAAATAATAATATAATAAGTTATGAATCATTGGTTAGATTAATTGACAATAATGGTGATATCATTAGTCCTGCTCTATTTTTGGACATTACAAGGAGAAGTAACCTATATTCGCAGATTACAAAACGCATGTTTGATGAGTCCTTTAAATGTTTTAAGGATAGCGGTATTAATTTTTCTGTAAATGTAAATATTGAGGATTTTTATAATAATGAAACTTTTAATTATATAAAAGAAGTTTTAAATAATAATAAAGAAGTGGCAAAGCGCTTTACTTTTGAGATTGTTGAGAGTGAAAATATTAATGATTATGATCTGTTTGGTAAATACATTAGATCTTTAAAGGAAAGCTACAATGTTAAATTTGCTATTGATGATTTTGGTTCTGGTTATTCTAACTTCTCCCATATTCTTAGCCTTGATATAGATTATCTTAAGGTTGACGGAACACTTATCAAAAATTTAGATAGGGATAAAGATATGGAGATACTTGTAAGCTCAATAATATATTTTGCAAAACAATTAAATCTTAAAACAATTGCTGAATTTGTTCATAGCGAAGAAATCTTAAAGAAAACATATGAACTAGGTTTTGATTATTTTCAAGGATTTTATTTGGGAGCACCTAAGAGAGATATTTTTTAAAAAGATTATTCAATTAGGGCTAATTTTTGATCAGACGTGACAGAATCACCAACATTTATATATATCTCTTTAACTACACCGTCTTTTGCTGCCTTTATCTCATTCTCCATCTTCATGGCTACTAAAATTAATATAGCTTGGCCTTCTTTTACCTCATCACCAGAATCTACCAAAATTTTACCTATACTTCCTGACATTGGTGCAGTAAGAATCTGCTTGCCCTCTGCTTTTATAGCTTTTTTGTCCTTTAACATTTTTTTAATCTCATCTAAGATCTCTATCTCATAGAAATCACCATTTGTTAGTACCTCAAATCTATCGTTATGTTCAGTAATATCAACTGCATAGGATTTGTTATCAATTATTATTGAATAAATACTCTCAGATATTTGCACAAAATCAACTATATGTAGTTCGTTATTTATTTTTACTTCAAAATAGCCGTTCTTTCTTTCTACTATTTCTACTTTATATTCAGAACCCTCTGCCTCAGCATAATACTTCCTTTTTGTAATCATTCTTGTAAACCTCCTTTATTATAGATTGAATTAACTAAGGCTATCTCTCAAAATAATCGTTGAATATTCATTAATCTGCCTATCCTTTTCCAATTGTTTTCGTAAACTCCTTCTTTTTCTGTCAAGCTTTCAGCTGCTGCTTTCTTTTCGGAAAGAAGTTGTTTTATGCTTGCAGCAATTATTGCCACAGAAGGGTCCTCCTCCTTCCTTCTCTGCATCTCCTCAACATTGAACTGATTGTCGATAAATCCAGTATCATATATACCTTTTATAAATGTATTATTTTTTAGCACACTTTGATGAAAGGGTATATTGCTTTTTATCCCAAGCAATATGAACTCAGATAATATTCTCCTCATATTGATAATTGCACCATATCTAGTTTTATCATGTGCACATACCTTTGCCATTAATGGGTCATAGAAAAGAGGTATTTCATAACCGTCGTAAACACCAGATTCAACACGAACATTTGGCCCCTCAGGAGCATGGTATACCTTTATTAATCCTGGTGAGGGCATAAAATTATTAGTTGGGTCTTCAGCGCATATTCTACACTCTATAGCATGGCCATCCCTTTTTATCTCATCTTGTTTATATGATATTTGCTTATCTTCAGCGATTAGGATCATCTCTCTAACAATATCAACACCTGTAACTATTTCTGTTATAGGGTGTTCAACTTGCAGTCTAGTATTCATCTCAAGAAAGTAAAATTTTTTATCTTTTCCCACAATAAACTCTAATGTACCTGCACTAATATAACCAATTGTTTTTATTGCTTTAACGGCAACCTCAAACATCTCTTTTCTTGTGTTATCGTCAATAAAAGGGGATGGGGTCTCCTCAATAAGTTTTTGATGCCTTCTCTGTATTGAACACTCCCTTTCAAATAAGTGAACATAGTTTCCATGTTTATCACCAAGAACTTGGACCTCTACGTGGTGGGGTTCTTCTATATATTTTTCAATATACAGATCACCATTCCCAAAAGAGGATTGAGCCTCTGATGTGGCAAGCCTGAAGGAAGGTTCAAAATCCTTAATATCTTTTATTATTCTCATGCCTTTGCCGCCACCACCATAAACTGCCTTTAACATAATGGGCAACCCTATATCCACAGCAACTTTTTTAGCTTCATTTATATCCCTTATAGGATTTTTAGTCCCTGGTATTATTGGGACACCTGCAGAGTTCATAATATGCCTTGCTGCAGTTTTAGAGCCCATATCATTAATATGTTTAGGATGAGGGCCAATAAATATTAAACCAGCATCTTCCACACTTTGTGCAAAATCTGCATTTTCTGCATAAAAGCCATAGCCAGGGTGTATAGCAGCATTTGTTTTTTTGGCAATATCTATGATTTTATCCTTTTTTAGATAAGTATGGTCATCTTTATTATCGCTTATTAAATATGCTTCATCTGCATATCTTACATGCGGAGCTTTTCTGTCAGCATGTGTGTAGATAGCAATTGTTCTTATGCCCATTTTTCTACAGGTTCTAAAAATTCTAATGGCAATCTCTCCTCTATTTGCCACTAATACCTTATCTATTTTAGCCATATATTACTCCTTATATGTTTTATAAAGGTAGATTATCATGCTTTTTAGGTGGGTTAGTTTGTCTCTTATTTGATAATAACTCAAGGGCTTGTATTACTTTTGTTCTTGTATTCTCTGGTATTATTATCTCATCAATAAA
Encoded here:
- a CDS encoding biotin/lipoyl-containing protein: MITKRKYYAEAEGSEYKVEIVERKNGYFEVKINNELHIVDFVQISESIYSIIIDNKSYAVDITEHNDRFEVLTNGDFYEIEILDEIKKMLKDKKAIKAEGKQILTAPMSGSIGKILVDSGDEVKEGQAILILVAMKMENEIKAAKDGVVKEIYINVGDSVTSDQKLALIE
- a CDS encoding acetyl-CoA carboxylase biotin carboxylase subunit, with the protein product MAKIDKVLVANRGEIAIRIFRTCRKMGIRTIAIYTHADRKAPHVRYADEAYLISDNKDDHTYLKKDKIIDIAKKTNAAIHPGYGFYAENADFAQSVEDAGLIFIGPHPKHINDMGSKTAARHIMNSAGVPIIPGTKNPIRDINEAKKVAVDIGLPIMLKAVYGGGGKGMRIIKDIKDFEPSFRLATSEAQSSFGNGDLYIEKYIEEPHHVEVQVLGDKHGNYVHLFERECSIQRRHQKLIEETPSPFIDDNTRKEMFEVAVKAIKTIGYISAGTLEFIVGKDKKFYFLEMNTRLQVEHPITEIVTGVDIVREMILIAEDKQISYKQDEIKRDGHAIECRICAEDPTNNFMPSPGLIKVYHAPEGPNVRVESGVYDGYEIPLFYDPLMAKVCAHDKTRYGAIINMRRILSEFILLGIKSNIPFHQSVLKNNTFIKGIYDTGFIDNQFNVEEMQRRKEEDPSVAIIAASIKQLLSEKKAAAESLTEKEGVYENNWKRIGRLMNIQRLF
- a CDS encoding EAL domain-containing protein, which encodes MSFFEKKKLKQFLTESNLLKVNVISSVIIITFLVISLGSFFIYSQYSNYKKSLKYNRDNIIKDRKDDIRNRVEQLVSVIDTYYQNNQRFLHRVLKEHVFMAEDVATDLYEWYKNQLNNEELKGLIVNTLGEIRFAVGNSYIYINDLDGVSILQPAFPEFEGVNLLSLNKDHFFKSIVEKDIKFLKSNEQGFVIYKKYVGFVKKIPIFNWYIGSFVDMDIIEGTLKKDILEMLRQRVADDRYMLTLFEVNNLEGGKNFAKILIRQSNPKEEGKFISDNATDIRGIEYRKKYLKSIREKGSSFISFELPDKNVKRKDILAYLYYYPRFNWLISINVSMDDIEKMYKSVITNVKKDLFVQLLITILLFVLFASVAFVISLFFSKLIWRIFQNYRNQIEDKTKSLISAQNELRRRLYYNLDTNLPSFEKFREDLNYINMNNRCFAAGIIYLENYNLLKNYYGLEIGKDIFKMLADEVVAFFGKSEFNIYHYSEDTLALLATYESNIDKKYLQEVAERFVNYVNNKRYILPEHKFAIDFVVYTVFVYNTPIAMEALGFGIEEAKRNKIYSMVYDNYESTKNYFQNTIIWSRKVKEALDEYRIIPFYQPIYDRNNNIISYESLVRLIDNNGDIISPALFLDITRRSNLYSQITKRMFDESFKCFKDSGINFSVNVNIEDFYNNETFNYIKEVLNNNKEVAKRFTFEIVESENINDYDLFGKYIRSLKESYNVKFAIDDFGSGYSNFSHILSLDIDYLKVDGTLIKNLDRDKDMEILVSSIIYFAKQLNLKTIAEFVHSEEILKKTYELGFDYFQGFYLGAPKRDIF